One window from the genome of Bacillota bacterium encodes:
- the leuS gene encoding leucine--tRNA ligase codes for MATGYEPHSRELYWLDRWEEWDLYRAEQDPSRPKYYCLEMFPYPSGDFHMGHSRNYTIGDVLARFRRMNGYNVLHPMGYDAFGLPAENAAILRGMHPARWTWGNIDKLRYWFRRMGYSYDWEREISTCHPDYYRWTQWMFLFLHRRGLTYRARAPVNWCPRCATVLANEQVVQGGCWRCHTPVVRKELEQWFFRITAYADRLLEDLKLLDGWPERVKVMQANWIGRSEGAEIRFPVEELGEDITVFTTRQDTLYGATFMVLAPEHPLVKRLVAGKPHEARVLEFVAEATRRQQQPDEAVAERPKEGIFLGSYCRNPATGERMPIWVADYVLMEYGTGAVMGVPAHDQRDFEFARQHGLPVRVVIQPPGGNLDGETMSMAYDGPGVMVNSGPFDGTPSEEGRARVTAWGQEQGWARPAVQYRLRDWLVSRQRYWGAPIPVVYCEKCGIVPVPEEDLPVLLPEVVDFSPRGMSPLATSREFVETTCPTCRGPARRETDTMDTFVCSSWYYMRFVSPRYTAGPFQKEAAFYWLPVDQYTGGIEHAVLHLLYSRFFTKVLYDAGLVPEPEPFRRLLTQGMVLKDGAAMSKSRGNVVEPGPIVEKYGADTARIFVLFAAPPEKEIDWSERGVEGAFRFLMRVWRLGEVRHGLFRQVSGEPGSEVDSAGREVRRLVHRTIKKVTEDVRDRYMMNTALAALMEMVNGLYAYVGEDRTGGDPEVVAEALHSLARLLAPFAPFLAEEMWHHLGGDGSVHRQPWPAYDPALVAVEEVTVVVQVDGRVRHRFQAPADATPEDLEAQALAAPRVRQFLAGREVARVVTVPGKLVSIATVPLADRSSRSP; via the coding sequence TTGGCCACGGGTTACGAGCCTCACAGCCGCGAACTTTACTGGCTCGACCGCTGGGAAGAGTGGGACCTCTACCGGGCCGAGCAGGATCCTTCCCGGCCCAAGTATTACTGTCTGGAGATGTTCCCCTACCCGTCGGGCGACTTTCACATGGGTCACTCGCGCAACTACACCATCGGGGACGTACTGGCCCGCTTCCGCCGCATGAACGGGTATAACGTGCTCCACCCCATGGGGTACGACGCCTTCGGTCTTCCCGCGGAGAATGCAGCTATCCTGCGGGGCATGCATCCCGCCCGGTGGACATGGGGGAATATCGACAAGCTGCGCTACTGGTTCCGCCGCATGGGGTATTCCTACGACTGGGAGCGGGAGATATCCACCTGCCACCCGGATTACTATCGGTGGACCCAGTGGATGTTCCTGTTCCTGCACCGCCGCGGGCTTACCTACCGCGCCCGTGCTCCCGTCAACTGGTGCCCCCGCTGCGCCACCGTGCTGGCCAATGAACAGGTGGTGCAGGGGGGATGCTGGCGCTGCCACACCCCGGTGGTGAGGAAGGAACTGGAGCAATGGTTCTTCCGCATCACCGCCTATGCCGACCGGCTGCTGGAAGATCTCAAGCTGCTGGATGGGTGGCCGGAGCGGGTGAAGGTAATGCAGGCCAACTGGATTGGGCGCTCCGAGGGAGCAGAAATCCGCTTCCCGGTGGAAGAACTTGGCGAGGACATCACCGTGTTCACCACCCGGCAGGACACGCTGTACGGCGCGACCTTCATGGTCCTGGCCCCAGAACACCCCCTGGTCAAGCGGTTGGTGGCGGGTAAGCCCCATGAGGCTCGGGTGCTGGAGTTCGTGGCCGAGGCCACCCGGCGGCAGCAGCAACCGGATGAAGCGGTGGCCGAACGCCCCAAAGAGGGGATTTTCCTGGGCTCATACTGCCGCAATCCGGCCACCGGCGAACGGATGCCCATCTGGGTGGCCGATTACGTGCTCATGGAGTACGGGACGGGGGCGGTGATGGGGGTTCCCGCCCACGACCAGCGCGACTTCGAGTTCGCCCGCCAGCACGGGCTGCCCGTGCGGGTGGTCATCCAGCCCCCTGGAGGGAACCTGGATGGGGAGACCATGTCCATGGCCTACGACGGGCCCGGCGTCATGGTGAACTCGGGCCCCTTCGACGGGACTCCCAGCGAAGAGGGCAGGGCCCGCGTTACGGCCTGGGGTCAGGAGCAGGGTTGGGCGCGGCCCGCCGTCCAGTACCGGCTGCGCGACTGGTTGGTATCCCGCCAGAGGTACTGGGGTGCACCCATCCCCGTGGTCTACTGCGAAAAGTGCGGCATCGTGCCCGTCCCCGAGGAAGATCTGCCCGTGCTGCTGCCCGAGGTGGTGGATTTCTCGCCCAGGGGCATGTCTCCCCTGGCCACGTCCCGGGAGTTCGTGGAGACCACCTGCCCCACCTGCCGGGGGCCGGCCCGGCGGGAGACGGATACCATGGATACCTTTGTGTGCTCCTCCTGGTACTACATGCGCTTCGTCTCTCCCCGCTACACGGCGGGGCCCTTCCAGAAGGAGGCGGCCTTCTACTGGCTGCCCGTTGACCAGTACACGGGCGGCATAGAGCACGCAGTGCTGCACCTCCTGTATTCCCGGTTCTTCACCAAGGTGCTGTACGACGCCGGGCTGGTCCCCGAGCCGGAACCCTTCCGCCGCCTGCTCACCCAGGGGATGGTGCTCAAGGACGGGGCGGCCATGTCCAAGTCGCGGGGCAACGTGGTGGAGCCGGGACCCATCGTGGAAAAGTACGGTGCCGATACCGCCCGCATATTCGTGCTGTTTGCTGCCCCGCCCGAGAAGGAGATCGATTGGTCGGAGCGGGGCGTGGAAGGCGCCTTCCGCTTCCTGATGCGGGTGTGGCGCCTGGGCGAGGTGCGGCACGGCCTCTTCCGTCAGGTTTCCGGTGAGCCCGGGAGTGAGGTAGACAGCGCCGGGAGGGAGGTACGGCGCCTGGTACACCGCACCATCAAGAAGGTCACGGAGGACGTGCGGGACCGCTACATGATGAACACGGCTCTGGCCGCCCTCATGGAGATGGTCAACGGCCTGTATGCGTACGTGGGCGAGGATCGCACCGGTGGCGACCCGGAGGTGGTGGCCGAGGCCCTTCACAGCCTGGCCCGTCTTCTGGCGCCGTTTGCGCCCTTCCTGGCGGAAGAAATGTGGCACCACCTGGGAGGGGACGGGAGCGTGCACAGGCAGCCGTGGCCTGCCTACGATCCTGCCCTGGTGGCGGTCGAGGAAGTGACCGTGGTGGTGCAGGTCGACGGGCGGGTGCGTCATCGCTTCCAGGCCCCGGCCGATGCCACCCCCGAGGACCTGGAGGCTCAGGCGCTGGCGGCACCGCGGGTGCGGCAGTTCCTGGCTGGCAGGGAGGTGGCCCGCGTGGTGACCGTCCCCGGCAAGCTGGTGAGCATCGCCACCGTCCCTCTGGCTGACAGGAGTAGCCGTTCTCCTTGA
- a CDS encoding helix-hairpin-helix domain-containing protein, which yields MSSPERLATVVLLSLALLAVPVTLWRHGALGSGLLGVHDYGRAEPAAPSRSDRLPGTGGGSEPPGAGDDSQPGGEHHGGGDGLQPGQGVSAPEPYRGVDAGGPDGGLVVHVAGAVRDPGVYTLPAGARVVDAIRAAGGERDEGAAWVLNLAARVLDGDRIYVPTRQEVAGSGAGTNWQQASPVASGGTGPLRPVDINHASVQELDTVPGIGPALAQRIVAFRKANGPFARVEDLTRVPGIGPKTLESMKDWLVAR from the coding sequence GTGTCTTCGCCTGAGCGTCTGGCCACGGTAGTGCTGCTCAGCCTGGCCCTGCTGGCGGTACCGGTTACCCTGTGGCGTCATGGTGCCCTGGGTAGCGGGCTGTTGGGAGTGCATGATTATGGTCGTGCGGAGCCTGCTGCGCCGTCCCGCAGCGATCGACTGCCAGGAACGGGGGGCGGGTCCGAACCACCAGGAGCAGGTGACGACTCTCAGCCGGGGGGAGAGCATCACGGAGGGGGTGACGGTCTTCAGCCGGGGCAGGGGGTTAGCGCGCCCGAGCCCTATCGGGGTGTGGATGCGGGCGGCCCGGACGGGGGACTGGTTGTGCACGTGGCGGGGGCGGTAAGAGATCCGGGGGTGTATACCCTGCCCGCGGGCGCCCGGGTGGTGGACGCCATCCGGGCGGCGGGCGGGGAAAGGGACGAAGGTGCCGCCTGGGTCCTGAATCTCGCCGCGCGGGTTCTGGACGGAGATCGCATCTACGTGCCCACCCGGCAGGAGGTGGCGGGGTCCGGGGCCGGGACCAACTGGCAACAAGCGTCTCCGGTCGCCTCCGGTGGGACCGGACCCCTGCGGCCGGTTGATATCAACCACGCTTCCGTCCAGGAGCTGGATACCGTTCCCGGAATCGGTCCTGCTCTGGCGCAACGCATTGTGGCTTTCCGCAAGGCCAACGGCCCCTTTGCTCGAGTGGAAGACCTCACCAGGGTTCCTGGCATCGGACCCAAAACCCTGGAGAGCATGAAGGACTGGCTGGTTGCCCGGTGA